In the genome of Paenibacillus pabuli, one region contains:
- the gyrB gene encoding DNA topoisomerase (ATP-hydrolyzing) subunit B yields the protein MSMNQPSYGADEIQVLEGLEAVRKRPGMYIGSTSAKGLHHLVWEVVDNSIDEALAGYCDHIEVTIHEDNSVTVVDNGRGIPVGEHAKMKRPALEVVMTVLHAGGKFGGGGYKVSGGLHGVGVSVVNALSAKVVVTVKVDGHVYQQEYRRGVPQYDLKTIGTAEDTGTTVTFHPDPEIFTETTVYDYDTLLTRIRELAFLNKGIGMTLTDERTGVTNSFLYEGGIIEYVSFLNQKREVLHENPIYVEGSRDNIQVEVALQYNDNYTENIYSFANNINTHEGGTHESGFKSALTRIINDYARKAGVIKDSTGNLSGDDVREGLTAIISVKIPDPQFEGQTKTKLGNSEVRGIVESLFAEKLQEFLEENPSVSRRILEKGLQAARAREAARKARELTRRKGALEVSSLPGKLADCSSKDASISELYIVEGDSAGGSAKQGRDRHFQAILPLRGKILNVEKARLDRILGNAEIRAIITAMGTGIGDDFDITKARYHKIILMTDADVDGAHIRTLLLTFLYRYMRKIIEAGYVYIAQPPLFKIERNKVIRYAGSEKERDEIIATLGENAKFNIQRYKGLGEMNAGQLWETTMDPESRTMLQVSISDAMLADAMFDTLMGDNVEPRRDFIQENAKYVKNLDI from the coding sequence ATGTCTATGAATCAACCGTCATATGGTGCAGATGAAATTCAGGTTCTTGAAGGACTGGAGGCCGTACGGAAACGTCCGGGGATGTATATCGGGTCCACCAGCGCCAAAGGTCTGCATCATCTGGTCTGGGAAGTAGTGGACAACAGTATCGATGAGGCCCTCGCAGGTTACTGTGACCACATCGAAGTCACTATCCATGAAGATAACAGTGTCACTGTAGTCGATAACGGACGTGGTATTCCTGTCGGTGAACATGCCAAAATGAAACGTCCTGCGCTTGAGGTCGTTATGACCGTTCTTCATGCGGGTGGTAAGTTTGGTGGCGGCGGGTACAAAGTATCCGGTGGTCTACATGGAGTGGGTGTATCCGTCGTCAATGCTCTATCAGCAAAAGTGGTTGTCACAGTTAAGGTTGACGGCCATGTTTATCAACAGGAATACCGTCGTGGTGTTCCGCAGTATGACCTGAAAACGATTGGCACAGCGGAAGATACGGGAACCACCGTAACGTTCCATCCAGACCCGGAAATTTTCACGGAAACGACTGTTTATGATTATGATACCTTGTTGACTCGTATTCGTGAGCTCGCGTTCCTGAATAAGGGCATTGGTATGACATTAACGGATGAACGTACGGGTGTAACCAACTCGTTCCTGTACGAAGGCGGGATTATCGAATATGTCTCCTTCCTGAACCAGAAGCGCGAAGTGCTGCACGAAAACCCGATTTATGTGGAAGGATCAAGAGACAACATACAGGTTGAAGTTGCATTGCAATACAACGACAACTACACCGAGAATATTTATTCTTTTGCGAACAACATCAACACGCATGAAGGAGGAACGCACGAATCTGGATTCAAGAGTGCCCTCACCCGGATTATCAATGATTATGCGCGCAAAGCGGGTGTAATCAAAGACAGCACAGGCAACCTGTCCGGGGATGATGTTCGTGAAGGTCTTACAGCGATTATCTCGGTCAAGATTCCTGATCCACAATTTGAGGGACAGACCAAGACCAAGCTGGGAAACAGTGAAGTACGCGGAATTGTCGAATCCCTGTTTGCCGAGAAGCTGCAGGAATTCCTGGAAGAGAATCCTTCCGTATCCCGTCGCATTTTGGAAAAAGGACTGCAGGCGGCTCGTGCACGTGAAGCAGCTCGTAAAGCCCGTGAACTGACGCGTCGTAAAGGTGCACTGGAAGTCAGCTCTTTGCCAGGTAAATTGGCCGACTGTTCATCCAAGGATGCTTCAATCAGCGAATTGTACATTGTCGAAGGTGACTCCGCCGGTGGATCAGCGAAGCAAGGACGGGATCGTCATTTCCAGGCGATTTTGCCACTGCGTGGTAAGATCCTAAACGTGGAGAAAGCACGTCTTGATCGGATTCTGGGTAATGCGGAGATTAGAGCGATCATTACCGCAATGGGTACGGGAATTGGTGATGATTTTGATATTACCAAAGCACGTTATCACAAAATCATCTTGATGACGGATGCCGACGTCGATGGCGCCCACATTCGGACATTGCTTCTGACATTCCTCTATCGCTATATGCGCAAAATCATTGAAGCGGGGTATGTATATATTGCCCAACCGCCGTTGTTCAAGATTGAGCGGAATAAAGTAATTCGTTATGCTGGCTCCGAGAAGGAACGCGATGAAATTATTGCAACGCTCGGCGAAAATGCGAAGTTCAATATCCAGCGTTATAAAGGTCTCGGTGAGATGAATGCCGGACAATTGTGGGAAACGACGATGGACCCTGAGAGCCGGACCATGCTGCAAGTATCAATCAGTGATGCGATGCTGGCTGACGCCATGTTCGACACCCTGATGGGGGATAATGTTGAACCTCGTCGTGACTTTATCCAGGAAAATGCAAAATACGTGAAAAACCTCGACATCTAA
- the yaaA gene encoding S4 domain-containing protein YaaA, producing the protein MNQVAIRTEYIKLDQFLKLADCIPTGGMAKALLQDGLVRVNKEPEERRGRKLYPGDIVEVDGEGSFEVVAQ; encoded by the coding sequence GTGAACCAAGTAGCGATTCGTACGGAATATATTAAGCTTGACCAATTTTTGAAACTGGCCGATTGCATCCCAACCGGAGGTATGGCCAAAGCACTGCTTCAGGACGGACTTGTACGTGTGAATAAAGAGCCTGAGGAACGCCGGGGACGCAAGTTATACCCTGGGGATATCGTTGAGGTGGACGGAGAAGGTTCGTTCGAGGTTGTTGCACAATAA
- a CDS encoding YheC/YheD family protein has protein sequence MGIQRVSSKWTKTAVLQRSRNVDGYIPVTRQYNRQALEQMTELFETTYIKPDRGTYGNGVMRVKTIRVQSLPANSVDSDTEEKATENADKRHSSSTAEVTTEISAVTVMTTYELRYGTEEIYFHSLDELGLALDERIQKRDYIIQQGIPLMKHDGLPFDLRVLTQKNLQRNWETTGILGRVAAPGKIITNIHGGGRLATFNELVRPHFDQERFQQLRSELYRLGIHTAVQLQKSFPRLKEIGIDIALDEDGRPWIIEVNTLPGIYAFGLLPDKETYRKIKRYARAYGRLPSKKRKTSRTSPKAQASSARSRTHR, from the coding sequence TTGGGCATCCAGCGTGTCTCCAGCAAATGGACCAAGACAGCTGTGTTACAACGCAGCCGTAATGTGGATGGATATATACCGGTAACGCGACAATATAATCGTCAGGCCCTGGAACAGATGACTGAATTATTCGAGACAACCTATATCAAACCCGATCGGGGAACCTATGGAAATGGCGTCATGCGCGTGAAAACCATTCGTGTGCAGTCACTGCCAGCCAATTCCGTAGATTCGGATACGGAAGAAAAAGCAACCGAAAATGCTGATAAACGACACTCTTCTTCCACAGCCGAAGTTACCACCGAGATCTCTGCTGTGACGGTCATGACAACGTATGAGTTACGATATGGAACGGAGGAGATATACTTCCATTCCCTCGATGAGCTGGGTCTGGCGCTGGATGAACGTATCCAGAAGCGGGACTACATCATTCAACAAGGCATTCCGCTGATGAAGCATGATGGCTTGCCCTTTGACTTGCGTGTACTGACCCAGAAAAATCTGCAACGCAACTGGGAAACGACAGGTATCCTGGGAAGAGTTGCTGCACCGGGCAAGATCATTACCAACATTCATGGCGGCGGACGATTGGCCACTTTTAATGAGTTGGTACGCCCTCATTTTGATCAGGAGCGGTTCCAGCAACTACGCAGTGAGCTGTATCGTTTAGGCATTCATACGGCGGTACAGTTACAGAAGTCATTTCCAAGACTCAAAGAGATTGGTATCGATATCGCCCTGGATGAAGACGGCCGGCCATGGATTATTGAAGTCAACACATTGCCGGGCATCTATGCTTTTGGCCTGTTACCTGATAAGGAAACGTACCGGAAAATTAAGCGTTATGCGAGAGCGTATGGCAGATTACCCTCCAAAAAGAGGAAAACATCGCGTACCTCACCAAAAGCCCAGGCCTCCTCTGCCAGAAGCCGCACACACCGATAA
- the remB gene encoding extracellular matrix regulator RemB, whose amino-acid sequence MYIHLGGEKIIRSSELVAIFDISIEKSSKISKQYVTHAEQEKTVEHIGEEEAKSIVVTKNIVYYSPISSATLKKRAHIFPDL is encoded by the coding sequence ATGTACATTCATCTGGGCGGTGAGAAGATTATCCGTTCTTCCGAATTGGTAGCTATTTTTGATATATCGATTGAAAAATCCTCAAAAATCTCCAAGCAGTACGTCACGCATGCCGAGCAGGAAAAAACAGTGGAACATATCGGTGAAGAGGAAGCCAAGTCCATTGTTGTGACCAAAAATATTGTGTATTACTCGCCTATTTCCTCAGCAACGCTCAAAAAGCGGGCTCACATTTTTCCTGATCTCTAG
- the recF gene encoding DNA replication/repair protein RecF (All proteins in this family for which functions are known are DNA-binding proteins that assist the filamentation of RecA onto DNA for the initiation of recombination or recombinational repair.), whose product MFVNSIDLQQFRNYEHLRLDSFGPVNLLIGQNAQGKTNLAEAIFVLALTKSHRTSRDKELIRFGEERARLAAEVDKKYGSVKLELSLSQQGKKAKINGLEQRKLSDFVGALNVVMFAPEDLEIVKGTPGVRRRFLDMEIGQVAPGYLFHLQQYQKVLVQRNNLLKQLWGQNASAQTMLEVWNEQLVEHGVKIVKKRKQFIKKLQKWAETIHQGITGGGEVLRLAYLPSFSEAAEEDEAVLMDQFMIKLSQMKEQEIRRGTTLSGPHRDDLSFFINDREVQTYGSQGQQRTTALSLKLAEIELIHEEIGEYPVLLLDDVLSELDPFRQTQLIETFQSKVQTFITATGIESLNVDKLKDASIYHVHAGQVER is encoded by the coding sequence GTGTTTGTAAACAGCATAGATCTGCAGCAATTCCGCAATTATGAACATCTGAGACTGGATTCTTTTGGTCCTGTAAATCTTTTGATCGGACAAAATGCTCAGGGCAAGACCAATCTTGCAGAAGCCATTTTTGTGCTTGCACTCACCAAGAGCCACCGCACATCCCGCGACAAGGAACTGATTCGTTTCGGTGAAGAGCGTGCCAGGCTTGCAGCAGAGGTTGACAAAAAGTACGGATCGGTCAAGCTCGAACTATCTTTGTCGCAACAAGGCAAAAAAGCAAAAATCAACGGACTGGAACAGCGCAAGCTGAGTGATTTTGTCGGAGCGCTAAATGTGGTGATGTTTGCACCGGAAGATCTCGAGATTGTCAAAGGCACGCCGGGGGTCCGCCGCCGGTTTCTTGACATGGAGATTGGACAGGTGGCTCCAGGCTATCTATTTCATCTGCAGCAGTATCAGAAAGTGCTTGTCCAGCGTAACAATCTGCTTAAGCAATTATGGGGACAGAACGCTTCAGCCCAGACCATGCTTGAGGTCTGGAATGAGCAACTGGTGGAGCATGGTGTTAAAATCGTCAAAAAAAGGAAACAATTCATAAAGAAACTGCAAAAGTGGGCAGAAACGATTCATCAGGGCATCACCGGAGGCGGAGAAGTCCTGCGCCTGGCCTACCTTCCTTCCTTCAGCGAAGCCGCTGAGGAAGATGAAGCTGTCTTAATGGACCAATTTATGATAAAATTATCACAAATGAAAGAGCAGGAGATTCGCCGAGGCACAACGCTTAGTGGGCCGCATCGGGATGACCTGTCCTTTTTCATTAACGATCGGGAAGTACAAACGTATGGCTCGCAGGGGCAGCAGCGCACAACGGCGTTGTCCCTTAAACTTGCGGAAATTGAACTGATTCATGAAGAAATCGGAGAATATCCGGTCCTGCTGCTGGACGATGTACTGTCTGAACTGGATCCTTTTCGTCAGACTCAGCTGATCGAAACGTTCCAGAGCAAGGTGCAAACCTTTATTACGGCTACCGGCATTGAGAGTCTGAACGTTGACAAACTCAAAGATGCCAGTATTTATCACGTTCATGCCGGACAGGTTGAACGCTAA
- the dnaN gene encoding DNA polymerase III subunit beta yields MKISIMKSYLNESIQHVSKAISSRTTIPILSGIKFDVNHQGVTLTASDTDISIQSFIPLEDGDKSVVQVEQPGSVVLPAKFFVEIIKKLPSQEVQMEVKENFNTFISAGATEIQLVGLDPEEFPVLPSIEENQTVSIPGDLLKNMIKQTVFSISTHETTPILTGVLWSLGDNELKFVATDRHRLATRSAMLDNAEGVRFNNVVISGKTLNELSKIVPDQNTLVDIVVADNQVLFKIDRVLFYSRILDGTYPDTSRIIPTSYKTELVLDTKKLSESIDRAYLLSREEKTNIVRMQTMDSGSIEISSSSSELGKVREEIEPADFNGEPLKISFNSKYMLDVLKVVESEQLMIAFTGVMSPIILKPLDDSHSLYVILPYRTTN; encoded by the coding sequence ATGAAAATCAGCATAATGAAAAGCTACTTGAACGAATCCATCCAGCACGTATCCAAAGCCATCTCTAGCCGTACAACGATCCCCATTCTGAGCGGTATCAAATTCGACGTTAATCATCAAGGTGTGACGTTGACAGCAAGTGACACTGATATTTCAATTCAATCCTTCATCCCGCTTGAAGATGGAGATAAAAGTGTTGTTCAGGTGGAACAGCCAGGTAGTGTTGTACTGCCAGCCAAATTTTTTGTAGAGATCATCAAAAAGCTGCCTTCCCAAGAAGTTCAGATGGAGGTCAAAGAAAACTTCAACACCTTTATCTCCGCAGGAGCTACCGAAATTCAACTGGTTGGCCTTGATCCGGAAGAATTCCCGGTATTGCCAAGCATCGAAGAGAACCAAACCGTCTCCATTCCAGGAGATTTGCTCAAAAATATGATTAAACAAACCGTATTCTCCATTTCCACACATGAAACCACGCCAATTCTGACAGGCGTACTTTGGAGTTTGGGTGACAATGAATTGAAATTTGTGGCAACGGACCGTCATCGTCTTGCTACTCGTTCGGCAATGCTGGATAATGCAGAAGGTGTGCGATTCAACAATGTGGTAATCTCGGGTAAAACGCTGAACGAACTTAGCAAAATTGTGCCTGATCAAAATACACTTGTGGATATCGTTGTTGCTGACAACCAGGTCCTGTTCAAAATCGACCGTGTTCTGTTCTATTCGCGTATTTTGGACGGAACTTATCCGGATACTTCTAGAATTATTCCGACTTCGTACAAAACAGAACTCGTTTTGGATACAAAAAAATTAAGTGAATCGATCGACCGGGCTTATTTGCTGTCGCGTGAAGAAAAAACAAACATTGTGCGTATGCAAACGATGGATTCCGGATCAATCGAAATTTCATCAAGCTCTTCCGAACTGGGGAAAGTAAGAGAAGAGATCGAACCTGCCGACTTTAACGGTGAACCGCTGAAAATCTCGTTCAACTCCAAATATATGCTGGATGTACTGAAAGTGGTGGAGAGTGAGCAGCTGATGATTGCTTTCACTGGCGTTATGAGCCCGATCATCCTGAAACCTCTGGACGACAGTCACAGCTTGTACGTCATATTGCCTTACCGGACGACCAACTAA